Below is a genomic region from Planctomycetia bacterium.
GATGGAAAACTCATGGGACCGCGGGTCGCGGTCGCCGACCAGTTCCTTCGCGCGCGTATAGAGGTTTTGCTCGCCGTAGCGGACGCTCTCGCGGAATGCAGGCGGCACCGGGGCATTCAGAATCCTGACGCTCCCGCCGGGGCCAACCGTGACCTCGATGCGGTAAAGGCCCGGAGAGACATCCTGATCGCCGGCACTAACGACCTGAAAGACCTGGCACAGCCACTATTTTTCAAACGACCGAGGACAGCCACCATTTTTCATGGGGCAACGAGAAACCGGTGACTGTCCCGAACGCCCCAAACGCCCCTAACGCCAAAGCCGGGGACATGGCGAGCATCAAGGAACTTTTGCAACGGCTGCTTGGTCCCTCTCAGCCGGAGGACTTGCTCGAACGACTGGAATCGCTCGAAAGCCACATCGACACCCTAATCAAGGCCAAGTCATGCCGAACCTGAACCAACGCCTTCGACAGATTGAACGGCTGGCCGGCGAAATCGGTGCGGGTGTCCGCTGTCCGAGGTGCAGTTGTCGCGACGGCGATCCGCAAACGGGAAAGTGGATCATAGAAATTCGACCGCCCAAACCTGCCGATCGCCCTGATGTGAATTGGCACACCGACGACGGTCGATGCGTCGAGTGCGGCATAGCGCTTGCGCGAGTGAGGGTTGTTTGCCATGGATTGCCGGATGCTGGCGACACGCCGCGGGACTAATTAGAACACAAAGTCGGGTTTGCCATCCGCAAGGCGTCGCGCCCAATCTTGTCGAGCGAGACAACGGTCGACGGCATCTTCAAATAGTCGTAAAGCCGATTGAGCGCAGATAGTCGAATGTCGGATCATAGAACGCTTGTTCGCGTGTCCGGTCCGCCGCGTCGCCTTCGGGAACGACGATCACCATCCCTTGTCGGGCGCGCGTGAGCAAGACACGGTATGCGTTCTTGAGATAGGTTTGTCGTTCAAGTTTTTTGATATGGTTCCATCGATCGCCGCAAAACGACCAATGCTCCCACCCGATGTCGCTGTGTCGGAAATCGGCATCCCAGACGACGCAAGCCCAATCGACTTCGAGACGTTGGACGTGAAACTCAGTGGCGACATCCTCAAGGTAGTAAGAGGACCGCACATCGTCCTTCCCGTCGAGGAACCAATGGATGGGATCCATCGGCGATTTGACATCGATCGCGTGTGGTTTGAGGCGCTGTGCCTGGGACGATACGACAATGCCGTAGCGTTCGGAGCCGCGCGCGTGCTCCTTCAGCCACCGTTTTGCTTTCCGCAGATCGCGCGTGATGACGACCGGGAAACGCCCCGTGATTTGCAATAGGGTCTGGCGGGCGTCCGCATCCAGGTCTAGGAGTTGTTTGACCAATAACGAGACGTGTTCAGCGCGGAACGACCGCATCGAAACAGCAAGATGAAGTTCGTCGCGCACGACGACATTTGGGCGTGACTCAATCACGCTCAGGACTCTTCCGGCGCCGTACTCACTCTCGGTCAAGCGCGACGACACGTAGATGTGCCAGTCAGGGAAAGATCGCATCAATGCATCGATCCATTCGCTGATGCCCGCTTCGCCCGTATTGATCTCCTGACCGCCACCGACCAAACAAACGACGACGGCCCAATCCTGATGGCGATCCAGACAGGAGATTAGAAATTCGGGCTCGGACTGGTCGAAATGGGGACGCTTTTTCTTGCGCAGCATGAAGTTGGTTGTCTGCTCAAGGTTCCATGCACGCTGCGCCTCGTCGAACAAGGCCACATGCTCAATCGGAGGCCGGGCCACATCAATCAGGCATTCGTCCCGGAAGTGGTGGACGTTCTGAATGAACATCTTCACTTCGCTCATCGCCACGCCCTTTTTCATCTTGCGGCCGCGTTCTTTTTCGCTGCGTACTTTGTCGCGTGTCAGGGCTTCGCGCAAGATTGC
It encodes:
- a CDS encoding DUF2075 domain-containing protein; this translates as MNAGRYSCDGELQGALFGMRREYYSDAIAAFFEKSPREILGELVQSGGVAGASIETTQTDAWLEQISILKSSLSAYRDSGKLYFEYSIPRLGKRIDVVAIIGPAIFVLEFKVGEKEFTSHAIDQVCDYALDLKNFHESSHDRLIAPVLIATKAKNVVPFVATTLQQDQLLLPIRSTAETLSDVIRDVLLFSDGVAINPREWEQGRYCPTPTIIEAAMALYSGHSVADISRSDASAINLTQTSEAISQIIHSSKESSHKSICFVTGVPGAGKTLVGLNIATQHIDKRNDLYSVFLSGNGPLVAILREALTRDKVRSEKERGRKMKKGVAMSEVKMFIQNVHHFRDECLIDVARPPIEHVALFDEAQRAWNLEQTTNFMLRKKKRPHFDQSEPEFLISCLDRHQDWAVVVCLVGGGQEINTGEAGISEWIDALMRSFPDWHIYVSSRLTESEYGAGRVLSVIESRPNVVVRDELHLAVSMRSFRAEHVSLLVKQLLDLDADARQTLLQITGRFPVVITRDLRKAKRWLKEHARGSERYGIVVSSQAQRLKPHAIDVKSPMDPIHWFLDGKDDVRSSYYLEDVATEFHVQRLEVDWACVVWDADFRHSDIGWEHWSFCGDRWNHIKKLERQTYLKNAYRVLLTRARQGMVIVVPEGDAADRTREQAFYDPTFDYLRSIGFTTI